Proteins encoded in a region of the Carassius carassius chromosome 49, fCarCar2.1, whole genome shotgun sequence genome:
- the LOC132132528 gene encoding E3 ubiquitin-protein ligase RNFT1, whose protein sequence is MKLRAQYDRGTYSESRRAFRLRDSPDPMQTDPSPQGGNGLSLTLQPELLARMPGAGSSSGPETDEDVRVPIGSSSGSTNGRGATSRRLRAASHSHAHSHGHTHSHEREHESDSGESELESGESSSSLSDLRYLLRWLKKSLPFIIILCAKLVIQHALGLAVAVGLFTTFMYVNKSIQTQVFLHDRRTKLHCAWLLLFLTSSSLLVFYTFPTQSLYRCLFFANATIDTQNFWEVLWCVGVSNFILKFFFMGLKCLILLIPSTLMTYRRRGQWYMLIEEVGQLYQVIAPVPLWFRYLVSYNEMDTSAGLTLGILLALLYLIMKLLALYGLSGSLQKTLRTFFSSEVNGAPASPAQVREAGDICPICQADFKQPRFLVCQHIFCEECIAQWLNQERTCPLCRTVITDKVHKWKDGATSAYFQIY, encoded by the exons ATGAAACTCCGCGCGCAGTATGACAG AGGAACATATAGCGAGTCCAGAAGAGCGTTTAGACTGAGGGATTCACCTGATCCGATGCAAACCGATCCCAGCCCGCAGGGAGGGAACGGGCTGTCATTAACCCTGCAGCCGGAGCTGCTCGCCCGAATGCCTGGAGCTGGAAGTTCCAGCGGGCCGGAAACAGACGAGGATGTCCGGGTTCCTATAGGCAGCTCATCGGGGTCTACAAATGGACGTGGCGCGACCTCGCGCAGGCTGAGAGCAGCGAGCCACAGCCACGCCCACTCTCACGGACACACGCACAGCCACGAGCGCGAGCACGAGTCGGATAGTGGCGAGTCTGAACTGGAGTCCGGAGAATCCAGCAGCTCGTTATCAGACCTTCGCTACCTCCTGCGCTGGCTCAAGAAAAGCCTTCCTTTCATAATTATTCTCTGTGCGAAACTAGTCATCCAGCACGCCCTGG GTCTGGCTGTTGCAGTGGGTTTGTTTACCACCTTTATGTATGTCAACAAAAGCATTCAAACGCAAGTCTTTCTCCAC GACCGAAGGACTAAGTTGCATTGTGCCTGGCTCTTGCTGTTCCTCACATCCTCCAGTCTCCTCGTGTTCTACACTTTTCCCACTCAGTCGCTTTATCGCTG CCTCTTTTTTGCTAATGCTACAATAGATACGCAGAACTTTTGGGAGGTTTTGTGGTGCGTCGGTGTGTCTAACTTCATTTTGAAGTTTTTCTTCATGGGACTTAAGTGTCTAATTCTCCTCATCCCCTCCACGCTCATGACATACCGGCGAAGG GGTCAGTGGTACATGCTCATAGAAGAGGTGGGTCAGTTGTATCAGGTGATCGCTCCTGTCCCGCTTTGGTTCCGCTATCTAGTCAGCTACAATGAGATGGACACCTCAGCCGGTCTGACTCTGGGAATCCTGCTAGCCTTGCTCTACCTCATAATGAAG CTTTTGGCCTTGTATGGACTGTCAGgatcattgcaaaaaacattacgGACTTTTTTCAGTTCTGAG GTGAACGGAGCTCCAGCCAGTCCTGCTCAGGTTAGAGAGGCAGGTGACATTTGTCCGATCTGTCAGGCTGATTTTAAGCAGCCTCGGTTCCTCGTGTGTCAG CATATCTTCTGTGAGGAATGCATCGCCCAGTGGCTTAACCAGGAGAGGACCTGCCCCCTGTGCCGCACTGTCATCACAGACAAGGTGCATAAGTGGAAAGATGGTGCAACATCAGCTTATTTTCAAATCTACTGA